Within the Arthrobacter sp. V1I7 genome, the region GTGACGGCGACGGTGGCGAGTCCCCCGCCGGGAACACCGAAGCTGATCGTCCACGGCGCCGGTGCGCCCAGGCGCCAGCCGGTGGTGCTGGCCCAGGGGGACCCCGCCGTTGCCAGGCCCAGGGTGTGGCCCCGGGCCTGAGCCTGAACCCAGAAGGGCATCGCCGCGGCAATAAGCTCGGCATCCCCGACGCGCCGGAAGCTGAAGTCCGGCATCCTGCGTTCGATCAGGCCGGTGTCCAGCCGGCCGGCCCGGACGTCGGCGTCGTTGATCAGCAGGCGCAGGTACTCGACGTTCGTCTCGACGCCGAGCACGGTATACCGGGCGAGGGCCGCGTCGAGCTTGTCCAGCGCGGCCGCGCGGTCCGCTCCCCAGGCAATGACCTTGGAGAGCATGGGGTCGTAATCACTGGAGATTACGAGCCCTTCCCGCAGTGAGGAATCGATCCGGAGGGCCGGATCCGCTGACGCCGGGCTGAGGGCCGCACGGTCTTCCTTCGCGGTGAAGACCGTGCCCCGCTCATCCAGGAGCGCCACCTCGCCGCCCGAGGGCAGGAAATTCCGTTCCGGAATCTCCGCATAGACGCGCGCCTCGACGGAATGACCGTTGAGTACGACGTCGTCCTGCGTCACCGTGAGCGCCTCGCCGGCGGCGATCCGGACCTGCCATTCGACGAGGTCGACGCCCGTCACCATCTCGGTCACCGGGTGCTCGACCTGCAGGCGGGTGTTCATCTCCATGAAGAAGAACTCGTCCGGCGCGTTGTCCGAGACCAGGAACTCCACGGTACCGGCGCCGCTGTAATGAACGCTGCGTGCCGCGTTGCAGGCGGCTTCGCCGATCCGGGCGCGGGTGGCGCCACCGTCGTCCAGTGCCTCCAGCAGCGGCGATGGTGCTTCCTCGATGACCTTCTGGTGGCGGCGCTGCAGCGAGCACTCGCGCTCCCCCAGATGGATGACGTTGCCGTGGTTGTCCGCCAGGACCTGGACCTCGATGTGGCGCGGCGTGAGGACCAGCCGCTCCAAGAAGAGGGTGTCGTCGCCGAAGGCGCTCGCCGCGACCCGGCGGGCGGTGGCCAGGGTGGCCTCCAGCTCGTCGGGCCGCTCCACGATGTGCATCCCCTTGCCGCCGCCGCCGGCGGAGGGCTTGATCAGCAGCGGGAAGCCGACGCCGGCCGCGGCCCCGATCAGCTGCGCGTCGGTCATCCCGGGTTCGGCGGCGCCCGGGACGACCGGAACGCCGTAGCCCGCGACGTGGTTCTTGGCGCGGATCTTGTCGCCCATGACGTTGAGGGATTCGACGCCGGGGCCGATGAAGGTGATGCCGGCGTCCGCCAGGGCCCGGGCGAAGTCGACGTTTTCGCTCAGGAAGCCGTAGCCCGGGTGCACCGCTTCGGCGCCGGTGCCGCGGCAGGCCTGGATGATGGCCTCGATCTTGAGGTAGCTCTCGGCGGCGGCCGCCGGGCCGATCCGGACGGCGACGTCGGCCTCGTGCACGTGGCGGGCGCCGGCGTCGGCGTCACTGTAGACGGCGACCGATCGGATGCCGAGGGCACGCAGGGTCCGGATCACGCGGCAGGCGATCTCGCCGCGGTTGGCCACCAGGACGGTGCCGAACAGGGGCTTCGGGGGTGTTGGGGTACGGCTCGGTGCTGGGGAAGTCACTGCTGGCTCACATCCGGAAAAGGCCGAAGGAGGTCTCCGGCAGCGGGGTGCGGGAGACGACGTCGAGCGCCAGTCCCAGGACGGTGCGGGTGTCCGCGGGGTCGATCACGCCGTCGTCCCAGAGGCGGGCGGTGGAGTAGTACGGGCTGCCCTGGTCCTCGTACTGCTGTTTGATCGGGGCCTTGAAGGCTTCCTCGTCCGCGGCGGACCATTCCTCGCCGCGGGCCTCGTACTGGTCGCGCTTCACGGTGGCGAGCACGCTGGAGGCCTGGTTGCCGCCCATCACGGAGATCCGGGAGGCCGGCCACATCCAGAGGAACCGGGGCGAGTAGGCCCGCCCGCACATGGAGTAGTTGCCGGCGCCGAAGGACCCGCCGATCACGACGGTCAGCTTGGGGACCCGGGCGGTGGCGACGGCGCTGACCATCTTGGCGCCGTTCTTGGCGATGCCACCCTGCTCGTAGTCCTTTCCCACCATGAAGCCGGAGAGATTCTGCAGGAAGATCAGCGGGATCCCGCGCTGGTCGCAAAGCTCGATGAAGTGGGCGCCCTTGAGCGAGGACTCGCTGAAGAGCACACCGTTGTTGGCCACGATGCCCACGGGGTGGCCGTGCACTTTCGCGAAGCCGGTGGCGAGCGTGGTGCCGTAGTTCTTCTTGAATTCGTGGAAGCGGCTGCCGTCCACGAGCCGGGCGATCACCTCGCGCACGTCGTACTGGGCGTTGACGTCGGTGGGGACGGCGCCGTAGAGCTCGTCCGGATCCGCCACGGGTTCGACGGCGGTGTCCACGTCCCAGGCGGGGGCTGTCGGCCTGGGCAGGGTGGAGACAATGTCCCGCACGATCTGCAGGGCGTGCTCATCGTTCTCGGCCAGGTGGTCGGTGACGCCGGAGATCTTCGAGTGCACCTCGCCGCCGCCGAGCTCCTCGGCGGTCACGATTTCGCCGATGGCCGCCTTCACCAGCGGTGGCCCACCGAGGAAGATGGTGCCCTGGTTCCGGACAATGACGGTTTCATCGCTCATGGCCGGGACGTACGCGCCGCCAGCGGTGCAGGAGCCCATCACCGAGGCGATTTGCGGGATTTTGGCCGCGGACATCTTGGCCTGGTTGAAGAAGATCCGCCCGAAGTGTTCCTTGTCCGGGAAGACCTCGTCCTGCTTTGGCAGGAAGGCGCCGCCGGAGTCCACCAGATAGATGCAGGGCAGGCGGTTCTCCAGCGCGATTTCCTGCGCCCTCAGATGCTTCTTCACGGTCATCGGGTAATAGGTGCCGCCCTTGACGGTCGCATCGTTGGAGATGACGAGGACCTGCCGGCCGTGGACCAGTCCGATGCCGGCAATGACCCCGGCGCCCGGGGAGTCATCGCCGTACATGCCGTTCGCAGCCAGCGGTGCGATTTCCAGGAACGGGCTGCCGTCGTCGAGCAGCTGGTCGATGCGTTCCCGCGGCAGCAACTTGCCGCGGGCCACATGGCGTTCGCGGGACTTCTCCGGCCCGCCCTGCGCAGCCCTGGCGAGCCGTTCCTTCAGCTCGCGGGCCAGCCCCAGCTGGGCTGCCCGGTTCGCGGCGTAGGCGGCGCTCGTGGCGTCCACCTGGCTGGCGATTGTCTCCATTGACTGCTTCCGTTCCCGGGCTCCGTGCCGGAGGCCCACCTTGCGGCCTTGCAGCCGCTTCGGTTAGTGACGCATAACTGAAATTTAGGTTAGTCTATATTAACTGTGATGTCCAACACGGGGCCACGTGAACAGCTGGATTTTGAGATGAGGGATGTGCCGGTGACCGAGCCCAGCCAGACTGCCCGGGTTGCGCAGCGGCCCACAACCCCGGCCGCGCCGGCCCAGGCCGCGGCAGCCCCGCCGGTGCAGGCCCAGGCCGCGCTGGCAACCGCGTCCGCGCCGACCCCGTCCGCGCCGGCCCAGGCCCCGCCAACCCAGGCCCCGCCAACCCAGCGCGGCCAGGCCAAGGAGAACAGACGGCAGGCGCTGCTCTCCGCTGCCGCCGCCCTATTCGCCGCGGATGGTTTCAACCGGGTGTCCCTGGAGGATCTCGGTTCGGCAGCGGGGGTCAGCGGCCCGGCCGTTTACCGGCACTTCGCCGGCAAGCAGGCCGTCCTCGGTGCCCTGCTGTTGAGCGTCAGCCAGGAGCTGCTCGACGGCGGCCGGCGGGTGGTAGCGGATTCCGACGGCGCCGCAGCGGCGTTGAGCGGCCTCGTCGAGTTCCATGTCGACTTTGCCTTGAGCAACCCGGACGTCATCCGGGTCCAGGACCAGGACTTCAGCAACCTCGCCCCGGACGACCAGGCCGAGGTGCGCACGCTCCAGCGCAACTACGTGGAACTCTGGGTCGAGGTGCTGGCAGGGCTGCACGTCGACACCGAGGCCGCCGAACTGCGGATGCGGGCGCAGGCCTCCTTCGGCCTGATCAACTCCACGCCCCACTCGGTCCGCAGCCACGGTCGCCGGATCGCCACCAAGCGAGCCCGCCCGCTGCTGGAGAGCATGGCCCTGGCCGCCCTGATGGCCCCCGCCGTCCCCGCTCCGCTCAACTGACCCGCCCCTTTCGCTGAGCCTCGCACACACGCTTCGAGCTGCGCCTCCGGGGGCACTTTGGCGCGGACACGCCGGGAATCAGCGGGCCGCCGTCGAACATTGCACTCAAAGTGCCCCCGGACGGATGCAACCCCGCACAGAACAAACTGCCAGCCGCCCCACCGGCTCAGCCACCCACGGCCCAGCCACTCCACGGACCTGCCGGGCGCGCTCCCGGGGGCACTTTGGCGCGGACACGCCGGGAATCAGCGGGCCGCCGTCGAACATTGCACTCAAAGCCCGGACGGATGCACACCCGCACAAGCAACCCCGAACAGAAAAAAGCTGCCGGCCGCCCCTCCTTCTCGGGAGGAACGGCCGGCAGCTTGCGAGCTGGGAATGCTAGGCCATGGCCAGGGCCATGCCCGGGTCGGCCAGGATGGTGCCGAGATCCTGCAGGAACCGTGAGCCCTGCTCGCCGTCGACCAGCCGGTGGTCGAAGGAGAGGCTGAGGGTCATGACCTGGCGCAGGGCCACGTCGTCCTGGTACTCCCAAGGCATCTTCCGGACGGCACCGAGGGCAAGGATGGCGGCCTCGCCCGGGTTGAGGATCGGCGTGCCGGCGTCGATGCCGAAGACACCGATGTTCGTGATCGAGATGGTTCCGCCGGAGAGCTCGGCGGGCGCAGTCCTGCCGTCGCGCGCCGTGTCAGTGAGTTCGGTCAGAGCCGTGGACAGTTCCTTCAGGGACAGCCGGTCCGCGTCCTTGATGTTCGGCACTGTCAGTCCCCGCGGAGTCGCCGCGGCAATGCCCAGGTTGACGTAGTTGAACTGGACGATCTCCTGGTTCGCCTCGTCCCACCGGGTATTGAGCGTGGGGTGGTTCCGCAGCGCGATCAGCACGGCCTTGGACACCAGCGTCAGCGGGGTGAGCTTGTAGCCGGCGAAAGCGCGGCTGGCCTTGAGCCGGGCCAGCAGTTCCATGGTCGCGGTGACATCGACGGTCAGGAACTCGGTGACGTGCGGGGCCGTGAAGGCACTGGAGACCATGGCGGCGGCGGTGAACTTGCGGACGCCCTTGATCGGTGTGCGCGTTTCCCGCGAAGCCTGCGCCTGTCCCAGGGCCGGGGCCGCCGCGCCGGCCAGGTCATGCGGTGCTACCGGCAGGTCCCCGCCGCCGACGAAATTCCGGACATCGTCCCGGGTGATCAGCCCGTGTTCGCCGGTGCCGGAAACGTCCTCCAGGTTGACCCCAAGGTCCTTCGCGAGCTTGCGGACCGGCGGCGTCGAACGCGGGCGCTCAGCCGGGCGGCCCGTTTCCGGGGCGGCGGGACGTTGTCCGGCCGGCCCGGCCACGGGGGTCGGCTGTACCGCCGGAGCCGGCTGTACCACGGGGGCCGGCCGTACCACCGGAGCCGGCCGTACCACCGGAGCCGGCTGTACCACCGGGCCGGGCACGGCCGCCGCCTCGGGCAACGGTACGGACGCAACGGCCGGCAACGGTTCGGACGCAACGGCCGGGGACGGTTCGGACACAACGGCCGGGGACGCGAAGTTGCGGACGCGGCGGGACGGACGGCCGGAGGCCTCGAGGACGGCGCCGTACCCGACCAGGTTCGGCTCGCGCTTGGCCGCCTGGCTGTCAGCCGAGTCAGCTGAGGCGGCTGAGGCGGCGGCGCCGTCGTCGCCCTCGACTTCGATGGACACGATCGGTTTCCCCACTTCGACCACGGTGCCCGGCTGCTCGTGCAGAGCAGTGATCACGCCAGCAAACGGGGAGGGCAGCTCGACGACTGCCTTGGCTGTCTCCACCTCGGCGATGATCTGGTTGAGCGAGACGGTATCCCCCACCCCGACCCTCCAGGCAACGATTTCCGATTCGGTGAGACCTTCGCCGAGGTCCGGCAGCCTGAATTCCTTAATCATGGCGGCGGTCATCCTTCCAGCCCGCTGAGGGAGTTGGGCCGGCCAAGGGCACGGTCGACGCCGTCCAGGATCCGGTCCAGGCCCGGCAGATGGTGCATTTCGAGCTTGGAGTATGGGTACGGGACATCGAAGCCGGTCACCCGGACCGGGGCGGCTTCGAGGTGGTAGAAGCAACGTTCGGTGATGCTGGCAGCCACTTCGGCGCCGAGCCCGCCGGACTGGCCCGCCTCGTGCGTGATGACGAGCCGCCCGGTTTTGCGGACCGAAGCTTCCAGCGTGACGAAGTCCAGCGGGGCCAGCGAACGCAGGTCGATGACTTCAACGGAAACGCCTTCATCCGCAGCGGCGAGGGCTGCGTCCTTGGCGGTCTTGACGAGGGGACCGTACGCCACCAGGGTCACGTCCTTGCCCTCGGTCACCACGCGGGCCTTCTCCATGGACAGCGCGGCACTGAGATCCAGGGACTCATCCACGTCGCCCTTGTCGTGGTAGCGGCGCTTCGGCTCGAAGTAAAGCACCGGATCGTCGCACGCAATGGCCTGCTGGATCATCGTGTGGGCATCCTGCGGGTTGGAGACGCTGACCACGCGAAGGCCGGAGGTGTGCGTGAAGTACGCCTCCGGGGATTCGGAGTGGTGTTCCGGCGAGCCAATGCCGCCGCCGAACGGAACGCGGATGGTGATCGGCATCTTGACGGCACCCTGGGTGCGGTAGTGCATCTTGGCGACCTGGCTGACGATCTGGTCGAACGCCGGGTAGATGAAGCCGTCGAACTGGATCTCCACCACCGGGCGGTACCCGCGGTACGCCAGGCCCACGGCGGTGCCCATGATGCCGGACTCGGCGAGCGGGGTGTCGACCACGCGGTGCCTGCCGAAGTCTTTCTGCAGGCCGTCAGTGACCCGGAAGACGCCACCGAGCGCGCCGATGTCCTCCCCCATCAGAATGACCTTGGGATCGTTTTCAAGGGACTTGCGCAGGCCCGAATTGATGGCTCGGGCAAAGGTCATCTGCGTCATCAGCGTGCACCTTCTTCAGAAGCGGCCTCTGCGGGATCGCCGAAGGAAGCCAGGTAGCGGGAATAGTGGTCCTGCTGGCGGTCGAGCCAGGAATTGGAGGTGCTGTAAACGTGCCTGAAGATATCCAGCGGCTGCGGCTCGGGCATGTTGATCGTGCCGGCCCGCAGCGCCTTGGCCACGGCGTCCGCCTTTGCGCTGACGGCGGCTTCGAACTCCGCGGTGAGCAGGCCCTTGCGTTCCAGCAGGGACTTCAGCCGGGAAATCGGATCCTTGGCGGCCCAGTCCTCGAGCTCGTTGGCGTCCCGGTAGCGGGTGGGATCATCCGCCGTCGTGTGCGGGCCCATCCGGTAAGTGACTGCCTCGATGAAAGTGGGACCTCCCCCGTGGCGTGCCCGGTCGAGGGCGACGCGCATCGCGGCCATCACCGCCAGGACGTCGTTGCCGTCCACGCGCATGCTGGGGATGCCGAAGCCGGCGGCCCGGTCCGCGATCTGGATGTGCGACTGCAGCCTGACCGGCTCGGAGATGGCCCAGTGGTTGTTCTGGCAGAAGAAGACCACGGGCGCCTGGAAGCTCGCCGCGAAGACCAGGGCTTCGTTGACGTCGCCCTCACTCGTGGCGCCGTCGCCGAAGTAGGCCACGGCCACCGAGTCGGCGCCGTCGTTCTGGATGCCCATGGCGTAGCCCGTGGCGTGCAGGGTCTGGGAGCCAATGATGATCTGCTGCGTTGCAACGTTCACGGTGAACGGGTCCCAGCCGGAAAGGGCGTTGCCCCGCCAGGCCCGGACGATGTCCTCCACGTTCACCCCGCGGCAGTAGGCGACGCCGTTGTCGCGGTAGCTGGGGAAGACGAAGTCGTCGTCCCGGAGGGCCCGGGCCGAGCCGATCTGCGATGCTTCCTGGCCCAGCAGCGGAGGCCAGAGGGCCAGTTGACCCTGGCGCTGAAGGGCGGTCGCCTCGGCGTCGATCCGGCGGATCACCACCATGTCTTCGTAGAGTGCGCCGAGCTGCTCGTCGCTGACATCCTGGACCCAGGAATCGAACTCGGGATGGCTGACCCGCTCACCCCCGGGGGTGATCAGCTGGACGAGGTCCCCACCGGTCCGCCTGTTTGATTCTGCGCTGTTCCCGGGGCCGCCGGCGGCGATGCCGCCCTTGCCCGCGTCGTCGGTAAACATGTTGTCCGCAACCTTCTGACGTCGTCTGACCAGTGCTCCGGAAGACTTGTGATCCCCGTGCAAGCCGGCCGCCCGGGCGCCGTTGCCCCGGATAATTGTGACCCTACTCACAATGCACAGGGGGTACAACCACCTACGAAAAAACTGAGCATTATGCCCTGCCCGGGCGGTCATGACCGTGCTAATCTTGCGCATTATGCAAACCTTGGATGGCACCGACACCCGGCTGCTTTCGGCCATGGCCCGTGATCCGCGGCGCACCGTGGTTGCCTTGGCCCAGAAGCTTGGATTGTCGCGCAATACCGTGCAGGCCCGGATGGCCCAGCTGGAGAGGAAGCACGTCTTCCTGTCTTTCGAACGGCGCATTAATCCGGCCTCGCTGGGCTACCCGCTGATGGCCTTCATTTCGGTGCACGTCCAGCAGCAGAAACTGGGCACCCTGGCGGTGGAGCTTGCGGGCATCCCGGAAATCCTGGAAGGCTATGGCCTCACCGGCTCTGCGGATCTGCTGCTGCGCGTCGTGGCCCTGGACGCCGAGGACCTGTTCCGGATCAACGGAAAGATCCTTGCCTGCGACGGCGTGGACCGGACGGATACGGCACTGGCCATGAGCGAGCTGATTCCGTTCCGGATCCAGCCGCTGCTCGAGCGGGGCTCTGCGGAAGGCTGAGCGCCCGACGGCGTGGCAACGCGCGTCTGCGGGACCCGAGGGCACGGACGAGCTCAAGATGGGCAATGTCCGCCTCAGGCTTCCGGCCTGAGCAGGGCGTACCCACGACAGGAGCTCCCGTGCGTTGCACGGGAGCTCCTGTTGTTCTGGCCGGCCGATGCCGCCGGCGTTGACGGATCTAGTGCTCGGTGGCCTTTTCGGCGCCCACACCCGTGAGGGAGCGCACTTCCATCTCGGCCTGCTTGGTGGTGTCTTCCAGCTTCTTGTCCAGCACCGTACCGAGCCAGCCCAGGAAGAAGGCGAGCGGAATGGAGACAATGCCGGGGTTGCTCAGCGGGAAGATCGCGAAGTTGGCGCCCGGGATCATTGAGGTCGTGGTCCCCGAAACCACCGGGGAGAGCGCGATCAGGATCATCGCCGAGCCAAGGCCGCCATACATGCTCCAGATGGCACCCTGCGTGGTGAAACGGCGCCAGAACAGCGAGTAGACGATCGTCGGAAGGTTGGCCGAGGCGGCCACGGCGAACGCGAGCGCCACGAGGAATGCGATGTTCTGGCCGTTCGCGAAGATGCCGCCGACGATGGCCAGGACTCCGATGACCACGACGGTCCGGCGGGCAACCTTCACCTCGGTATCGGCGTCGGCCTTGCCCTTGGCGATGACGTTGGCGTAGATGTCATGGGCAAAGGATGCCGCCGCGGTAATGGTCAGGCCGGCGACAACAGCAAGGATGGTGGCAAAAGCCACGGCCGAGATGAAGCCGAGCAGCAGCGGGCCGCCAAGGTAGAAGGCGAGCAGCGGTGCGGCCGAGTTGACCCCGCCGGGGGCCGACTTGATCGTTTCAGCACCGACCAGCGCCGCAGCGCCGTATCCGAGGACCAGCGTGAACAGGTAGAACAGGCCGATCAGCCAGATGGACCACACCACGGATTTGCGGGCTTCCTTCGCGGTCGGAACCGTGTAGAAGCGCATCAGCACGTGCGGCAGGGCGGCGGTGCCGAGGACCAGGGCGAGCCCGAGGGACATGAAGTCGAGCTTGGAGGCTTCGGACTTTCCGTACTGCAGTCCCGGGTTGAGGATCGCCGGGTTGTTTGCGGTCTCCACGGCGCCGCCGAGCAGCGCCGACAGGTTGAAGCCGTAGATCGCCAGGACCCAGAAGGTCATGACCGCGGCACCGGCGATGAGGAGGATCGCCTTGATGATCTGCACCCAGGTGGTGCCCTTCATGCCGCCGATCAGTACGTACATGATCATGAGGGCGCCGACGACGATGATGACCAGGGCCTGTCCGCCCCAATCGCTGATGCCCAGCAGCAGGGAGATCAGGCTGCCCGCACCGGCCATCTGGGCCAGGAGGTAGAAGAAGCAGACCGCAAGGGTCGAGATGGCGGCAGCGATGCGCACCGGGCGCTGCTTGAGCCGGAAGGAGAGCACATCGGCCATCGTGAACTTGCCGGTGTTGCGCAGCAGTTCGGCGACCAGCAGCAGGGCGACGAGCCAGGCGACAAGGAAGCCGATGGAGTACATGAAGCCGTCATAGCCGTTGATCGCAATCGCGCCGGTGATGCCGAGGAAGGAGGCGGCGGAGAGGTAATCGCCGGCGATGGCCGTTCCGTTCTGCGAACCGCTGAAGGAACGCCCGGCGGCGTAGTAGTCGGCCGCCGTCTTGTTGTTGCGGCTCGCGCGGAAGACGATCACCATGGTGACCGCCACGAACAGGCCGAAGATGGCCATGTTCAGCAAGGTGGTGTCTTTGAGGGCGGCGACGTCGACCGCCGCGGGAACCATTACTGTCATGTCGCTGATCCGCTCACTTGGTTGCCGTGCTGGTCAAATTCATGGCCTTCGATTTCGTGGCGGATTTCCGCGGCAATCGGGTCAAGCTTCCGGTTCGAGTAGCTGACGTACCAGCTCGTGATGGCGAACGTGGAGACGAACTGCAGCAGGCCCAGGATCAGGCCGATATTGATGTTGCCCCACACCTTGGTGGACATGAAGTCGACCGCGTAGTCGGCCAGCAGAACGTAGGCGAAGTACCAGAGCAAGAACGCTATGGCCATCGGAAAGACGAAGCTGCGGTGACGTTTGCGTAGTTCCTGGAACCGCTCCGTCGATTGGACTTCCTTGAAGTCCACGGCCGCCGCTGCGTCCGTTTCTTGGGCGTCATGACCCATCGTTCCTCCTCCTTGAGACTGGTGAGTCCACACCGGCTGCCATGGCTGCATTGGAACAGTCCTCCGCCAATGTGACTCCTATCACTGTGCACCGTGACCTGCCCAACATGCCATCTCTGCCGGACCCTGCGTCGCTCAGTGGTCCTGATGCTGCGCCCAACGGCGGTGCCGGAGCCGCACGCCACCGGTGCCCGCGCTACGCTGGCAGCATGCCGGACTCTCCGCTGTACACCGCTGCCGCCATCGCCGTGATCGCGATGGCGATCGCCGTCGTCGTGGCGGTCGGACTCAAGGTTCTCCGCTCCTTCCGGGAGCTGGGCACCGACGCGGAGCAGGCCACGTACAAGACCCTGCATGCCGCCTCCCGGGCCGGACAGCACCTGCGGACCGGCCTCAACCCCACCGGCGCGGCCAAGGCCAGCCGGCAGCTGCGCAGCCTGCTGGGCTGCGATGCGCTGGCGATCACCGACACGACGGGAGTACTCGCCTGGGACGGGGCCGGAGAGGAACTGAAGCCGGCGCTGATGGGGCTCGCGGCCCGCGTGCTCGACGGCGGCCACACCGCCGTGATCCCGGCCGGTGAGCTGCAGCTGCTGGCCGACGGCGACGCCCCCGGGAGGCTGCCGCCCGAGGCGGAGCGCGCCGTCGTGATCGCCCCGATCAAGGCCGGCGCGCGGGTGGTGGGCGTCGTGGCCGCCTTTGCCCCCTCCGCGGGCGCCGGGCTGGTGCGCGCCACGGGTGAGGTAGCCGACTGGGTAGCCACCCAGGTGGAACTGGCCGAACTCGACGCCTCGCGAACGCTCCTGATGGAGGCCGAGGTCCGGGCACTCCGGGCCCAGATCAGCCCGCACTTCATCTACAACTCGCTGAACGCGATTGCCTCCTTCATCAACACGGACCCCGTTCGGGCCCGCGAGCTCGTGGTGGAATTCGCGGACTTCACCCGCTATTCGTTCCGCCGGCACGGCGATTTCACCACCCTGGCCGAGGAACTGCGCTGCATCGACCGCTATCTACTGCTGGAACGTGCCCGGTTCGGCGACCGGGTCCAGGTGAGCCTGCGGATCGCGCCCGAAGTGCTCAGCACCGTGATCCCCTTCCTGAGCCTGCAGCCGCTCGTCGAGAACGCCGTCCGGCACGGGCTCGAAGCCAAGGAGGGTCCGGGGCACATCTCCATCACGGCCAATGACTCCGGGGCCTTTGCCGAGGTCACCATCGAGGACGACGGCGTGGGCATCGACCCGGACCAGCTCCGCTCCGTTTTGGCCGGGCACAGCGACGGCGACCACGTCGGGCTCCGCAACGTCGACGCCCGGCTGCGCCAGGTCTACGGGGAGGAGAACGGGCTCGTGATCGAAACGGCTCCCGGGGAGGGGACCCTGATCACCATGCGGGTGCCGAAATCTCAGCCCCGTCACGACGCCTGATCCTGTGCCTGATGCAGGCCAAAATGCCCTCGGCAGTAGTCTTGAACCATGATTAACGTCCTCGTGGCAGACGACGAGCTGCCCGCCGTCGAGGAACTGGCATTCCTGCTTCGAAAAGATGACCGGATCGGCAGGATCCACCGCGCCTCCTCCGGCGCTGAGGCCCTCCGGGCGCTCGCAGTCGAAGAGGTCGACGCCGTCTTCCTCGACATCCATATGCCGGCGCTGTCCGGACTCGACATCGCCCGCGCCATTTCCCGCAGCGCCCACCCGCCGGCCGTTGTGTTCGTCACGGCCGACGAGGACCGCGCGCTGGAAGCGTTCGAGCTGGCCGCGGTGGACTACCTGCTGAAGCCCGTCCGGGCGGAGCGGCTGGCAAAGTCCATCGGCCGGATCAGCGAACTGATCAAGGACGGCGCGCCGGCGCCGGAGATGATCACCGTGGACCTAGGCGGCAACACCAAGATGATCCGCCGCGAGGACGTCACCTACGTCCAGGCGCAGGGCGACTATGCCAGGCTCCACACCGCGGATGCGAGTTATCTGATCCGGGTTCCGCTGGCCGATCTCGAGCAGCAATGGTCCGACGCCGGCTTCATCCGCACGCACCGCTCCTACCTGATCGCGCTGAACCACGTCAGCCATTTGAAGCTCGCGGCGGCCCGCCCCAGCGTCACCGTGGCCGGCGCCGAGCTGCCCATCAGCCGCCGGCACCTGCCGTCGGTGCGGGAGAAGCTTGAGTCGACGCGGATCCGGCCGCAGGTATGACGCGCGTCCGCGTGACCGCACCGCGCGGTATCCCGCTGAACGGCACGGCACTGCACGGCACGGCGGTGCACGGCACGGCACTGCACGGCACGGCGGTGCCTGCCGCCCGTTCATCCGCCGATGCCCGCGACGCTGCGGAGGAATCCGACGCCGGGCAGGTCTTCGTCCGCTCGCTGATCCGCTCCCAGCTGCGGCTGGGTCTCGTTGTGGCTGGCGGGTTCCTGCTGATCCTGCTCGCCTTTCCGCTCATGCTCGGGCTGGTTCCCGGGCTGGCGCAGTCGACGATCGCGGGCCTGCCGTTCGACTGGGTCCTCCTGGGGGCCGGGATCTACCCCGTGATCGGCCTCAGCGCTTGGCTCTACGTGCGGACCGCGGCCCGGAACGAGGCCCGCTACCGGGACCTGGCCGGGGACAAGTGAGGCGCCGGTGAACCCGGTCGTCGGCATCGCGGCGTTCGCCGGCGTCTCGCTGGCGACGGCGGTAATCGGTTTCTATGGCCTCCGGATCTCACGCACCACCGGGGATTTCTACGTGGCTTCGCGCACAGTCCGGCCCTGGTGGAACGCCTCGGCGATCGGC harbors:
- a CDS encoding dihydrolipoamide acetyltransferase family protein, which gives rise to MTAAMIKEFRLPDLGEGLTESEIVAWRVGVGDTVSLNQIIAEVETAKAVVELPSPFAGVITALHEQPGTVVEVGKPIVSIEVEGDDGAAASAASADSADSQAAKREPNLVGYGAVLEASGRPSRRVRNFASPAVVSEPSPAVASEPLPAVASVPLPEAAAVPGPVVQPAPVVRPAPVVRPAPVVQPAPAVQPTPVAGPAGQRPAAPETGRPAERPRSTPPVRKLAKDLGVNLEDVSGTGEHGLITRDDVRNFVGGGDLPVAPHDLAGAAAPALGQAQASRETRTPIKGVRKFTAAAMVSSAFTAPHVTEFLTVDVTATMELLARLKASRAFAGYKLTPLTLVSKAVLIALRNHPTLNTRWDEANQEIVQFNYVNLGIAAATPRGLTVPNIKDADRLSLKELSTALTELTDTARDGRTAPAELSGGTISITNIGVFGIDAGTPILNPGEAAILALGAVRKMPWEYQDDVALRQVMTLSLSFDHRLVDGEQGSRFLQDLGTILADPGMALAMA
- a CDS encoding alpha-ketoacid dehydrogenase subunit beta; the protein is MTQMTFARAINSGLRKSLENDPKVILMGEDIGALGGVFRVTDGLQKDFGRHRVVDTPLAESGIMGTAVGLAYRGYRPVVEIQFDGFIYPAFDQIVSQVAKMHYRTQGAVKMPITIRVPFGGGIGSPEHHSESPEAYFTHTSGLRVVSVSNPQDAHTMIQQAIACDDPVLYFEPKRRYHDKGDVDESLDLSAALSMEKARVVTEGKDVTLVAYGPLVKTAKDAALAAADEGVSVEVIDLRSLAPLDFVTLEASVRKTGRLVITHEAGQSGGLGAEVAASITERCFYHLEAAPVRVTGFDVPYPYSKLEMHHLPGLDRILDGVDRALGRPNSLSGLEG
- the pdhA gene encoding pyruvate dehydrogenase (acetyl-transferring) E1 component subunit alpha; amino-acid sequence: MFTDDAGKGGIAAGGPGNSAESNRRTGGDLVQLITPGGERVSHPEFDSWVQDVSDEQLGALYEDMVVIRRIDAEATALQRQGQLALWPPLLGQEASQIGSARALRDDDFVFPSYRDNGVAYCRGVNVEDIVRAWRGNALSGWDPFTVNVATQQIIIGSQTLHATGYAMGIQNDGADSVAVAYFGDGATSEGDVNEALVFAASFQAPVVFFCQNNHWAISEPVRLQSHIQIADRAAGFGIPSMRVDGNDVLAVMAAMRVALDRARHGGGPTFIEAVTYRMGPHTTADDPTRYRDANELEDWAAKDPISRLKSLLERKGLLTAEFEAAVSAKADAVAKALRAGTINMPEPQPLDIFRHVYSTSNSWLDRQQDHYSRYLASFGDPAEAASEEGAR
- a CDS encoding Lrp/AsnC family transcriptional regulator, translated to MQTLDGTDTRLLSAMARDPRRTVVALAQKLGLSRNTVQARMAQLERKHVFLSFERRINPASLGYPLMAFISVHVQQQKLGTLAVELAGIPEILEGYGLTGSADLLLRVVALDAEDLFRINGKILACDGVDRTDTALAMSELIPFRIQPLLERGSAEG